One Deinococcus sp. Leaf326 DNA segment encodes these proteins:
- a CDS encoding DUF6338 family protein: MNTLAVLLASLLLLIPGFLGLSIFRYLQGVRIAEAQSTLLWSLLLSALNLGLILLIGLARAWPPVERFVALSLTQATNDTTVSDILVLSLWTSALALCGGLVLGSLLRLPPLRAWLATFSGQAFNPDPWANLLGGDIDEPLVIVRMEDGRQFLGNALQVNETPNGRTIALKDAVMFAADDPGMRTAIVPLRPGTTIITAKIEAVTLLDETSNDQIQAMTAPEQEDLGAEISLPLDVLPS; encoded by the coding sequence ATGAATACGCTCGCGGTGTTGCTGGCCAGCCTGCTCCTCCTGATTCCCGGCTTCCTCGGCCTTTCCATCTTCCGGTACCTGCAGGGGGTGCGCATCGCCGAAGCGCAGAGCACCCTCCTCTGGTCGCTGCTGCTCAGTGCGCTGAACCTGGGCCTCATCCTCCTGATCGGCCTGGCCCGCGCCTGGCCTCCGGTCGAACGCTTCGTGGCGCTCTCGCTCACCCAGGCCACGAACGACACAACCGTCTCCGACATCCTGGTCTTGAGTCTCTGGACGTCTGCCCTGGCCTTATGTGGTGGGCTGGTCCTGGGTTCCCTCCTGCGCCTTCCTCCACTCCGGGCGTGGCTCGCCACCTTCTCTGGGCAGGCCTTCAATCCGGACCCCTGGGCGAACCTTTTGGGCGGCGATATCGACGAGCCGCTCGTGATCGTCCGTATGGAGGACGGCCGCCAGTTCCTCGGAAACGCTCTCCAGGTCAACGAAACGCCGAATGGGCGTACGATTGCCCTCAAGGATGCCGTCATGTTCGCGGCAGATGATCCGGGCATGCGCACCGCGATCGTGCCGCTCCGGCCGGGGACGACGATCATCACCGCGAAGATCGAGGCGGTCACGCTGCTGGACGAGACGTCAAATGATCAGATTCAGGCCATGACGGCGCCGGAGCAGGAGGACCTGGGCGCAGAGATCAGTCTCCCGTTGGACGTGCTGCCGTCTTAA